A single window of Chitinophaga sp. XS-30 DNA harbors:
- a CDS encoding AraC family transcriptional regulator, whose product MSELVKITTISQFHELNHLPKPAHPLISVVDYGAMYHGNRVSHWLQHFYSIALKKDVMGKFRYGQLEYDFDEGLMSFFAPNQVLRVEMNDQELTKKPSGWILLIHPDFLWNTSLAKTIRKYAFFDYSLNEALFLSEKEEQIVSDILMKIQQEYLSNIDNFSKKIIISQIELLLSYAERFYNRQFITREKKNYEILEQLDGVLSDYFNNEELISKGLPSVQFIADSLNISAKYLSSVLKQITGLSTQQHIHEKLIEKAKEKLSTTSLSVSEIAYELGFEHPQSFSKLFKAKTKCSPLEFRQAFN is encoded by the coding sequence ATGAGCGAATTAGTTAAAATCACTACTATCAGCCAGTTTCATGAGTTGAACCATTTGCCCAAACCGGCACATCCGCTGATCAGTGTGGTGGATTACGGAGCGATGTATCACGGGAATCGTGTCTCGCACTGGTTGCAGCACTTTTACTCCATCGCCCTGAAGAAAGATGTGATGGGCAAGTTCCGCTACGGACAGCTGGAATATGATTTTGACGAAGGCCTGATGTCATTTTTTGCGCCCAACCAGGTGTTGCGTGTGGAGATGAACGACCAGGAGCTGACAAAGAAACCCTCAGGATGGATATTGCTCATCCATCCTGATTTTTTATGGAATACCTCGCTCGCAAAAACCATCCGGAAGTATGCATTCTTTGATTATTCGCTCAATGAAGCTTTGTTCCTTTCTGAAAAAGAAGAGCAGATCGTTTCGGATATTCTGATGAAAATACAGCAGGAATACCTGTCCAACATCGACAATTTCAGTAAAAAGATCATCATCAGCCAGATCGAATTATTGCTCAGCTATGCTGAACGGTTCTACAACCGCCAGTTTATCACCCGGGAGAAGAAGAATTATGAGATACTGGAACAGCTGGATGGTGTATTATCAGACTACTTCAACAATGAGGAATTGATCTCGAAAGGATTGCCTTCCGTTCAGTTCATTGCTGATTCACTGAACATTTCCGCCAAATACTTAAGCAGCGTATTGAAACAGATCACAGGGTTAAGCACCCAGCAACATATACACGAAAAACTGATAGAAAAGGCGAAGGAGAAACTCTCCACGACCAGCTTATCCGTTTCCGAGATCGCCTATGAATTGGGGTTTGAACACCCGCAATCCTTCAGCAAACTGTTTAAAGCAAAGACAAAATGCTCTCCTTTGGAATTCAGGCAGGCTTTCAACTGA